GCCGGGCTTCCATTTGCCGGCCATGATCTTCTTGAGTTCGGGCGAAAGGAAACGGTCCCACACCCACACCGACGAGCACAGCGTGGCCCTGGGTGCGAACTGGCGCAGGTCGCGGTGATGGCCGGTGCCGTACACGCCGCGCTCCTGCGCCACGATCTGCGGCGTGGGCGAGTCGACGTGCTGGCCGATCACGTCGGCGCCCTGGTCGATCAGCGCGGCCGCGGCGGCGCGCTCCTTCACGGGGTCGTTCCAGGCGCCGGTGTAGATCACGTTGACGGTCGCATTGGGGTTCATCTTCTGCGCACCGAGCGCGAAGGCGTTGATGGTCCAGTTCACCACGCCGAAGGGGTTGGCCGCGACGAAGCCGAGCTTGCCGGTCTTGGAGGCCGCGCCCGCGGCCATCCCGCAGAGGTACTGGCTCTCGTAGGTGCGGCCGTAGAACGATTCGAGGTTGCTGCCGTTGGTGGTGCCCGAGCCGTTGAGAAAGGCCACGTCAGGGTACTTGGCGGCCAGGTCCTTGAAGCTGTCCGAGTAGCCGAAGGCCGTGCCGATCACGATGTTGGCGCCGCGCTGGATGAACTTCTCGGCCGCGGGCTTGATGGCCGATGCGTCCTCGGGCACGTTCTCGACGAACTGGATCTTCTGGCCGATTTCCTTCTCGATCTTCACGCGCGCTTCGTCGAAGGCCTGCGTCCAGCCACCGTCGTTCTTCGGGCCGAAGTAGAGCATTGCGATCTTCGGCTTGTCCTTGAGCGTGAAGCCGTCGGCGGCCGCGGCGGGCAGCGTGAAGAACGCGCCGCCGGCCGCGAGCGTCAGTGCAAGGCCGAGGAAGCCGGTAGAGGGTGTGCGCAGCATGGAGCGACCTTTCGTGGGAAGCATGGGAGGTGGCAGAAGGAAAAGGGGAGAGGTGCCGCGCGCGTCACATCATGAAGTTGATGCGAAACACATTGCCCTCGGGATCGAGCAGCACCGACTGGTACCAGTTGTAGTAGGTGACGTACGGCGGCTTCACCAGCGTGGCGCCGGCCCCGAGCGCGATGGGCACCATGCGGTCGACATCGCCCTTGCTGTCGACATCGATGTTCAGCAGGAACTTCACGCCGCGCGTGTCGGAGAACTCGGACAACTGCAGCAGCTCGTAGGCATCGAGCGCGTTGAAGCCGAGGCTCGACTTGCCGGTGTCGAGTCCGCGGAAGATCGGTGAGCGGATGGCCTCGATCTCGGCAAAGCCGAACACGCGCTGGTAGAAGCCGCTGAGCGCGACCACGTCTTTGGCGAAGACGTTGACGTAGGAGAGATGGGGCATGCTCAAGCCACAGCCTTGGTGCCGCCGAAGGTCGTCTGCTTCACAAACTTGGAGGTCAAATGGTCGCCCGACGAAATGGGCGCGTACTTCGGTTGCTCGCCCGGCGCGAGGCAACTCGGCAGGCACTCGACCATCGCGTCGTAATTGGGCTGGTGAAAGAACACCAGCGACTGGCGGCGGTTGGTGCTTGCCACTTCGAACGGAGGGTTGACGACGCGGTGCAAGGTCGACACCCACTGGTCGTTGGTCCACTGCATCATCAGGTCGGCAATGTTGACCACCAGGCCGCCTTCCACCTGCGGCACGTCGATCCACTGGCCCGCCTTGTTGAACACCTGCAGGCCCTTGTCGTCGGGCAGCACGATGGTGAGGCTGCCGTAGTCGCTGTGCGCACCCGCGCGCAGTTGGCCCGGCAGCGGCTGCTCGCGCTGCGGCGGATAGCTCAGCACGCGGAACATGCTGATGTGCTTGTCGATCTTGTCGTCGAAGAAGGTCTCGGGCAGCGCAAGCCCGAGCGCGAAGATGCGCATCAGCGAACGCGAAAGATCGCTCATAGCCTCGAAGTAGCTTTCATACGCTTCGCGGAAGCCGTCGATCGGCGGCCAGCTGTTGGGCTCGAAGTGCGGGCCGGCGGCGGGGCCGCGGTGGTAGTCGTCCTGCGGCACGTTCGAAGGGCCGATGGAAAACGATTCCTTCAGGTCGCCGGGCGCGGCCTCTTCCAGGCTGTACGAAAGCCCTTCCTCGCCGACCGCGCTGTAGCCGCGCACCGCGTCTTCGCGCGGCCGGTCGACCTTGCGCTTCTCGGCCAGCGGCATGTCGAAGAACCGGCGCGAGAGCTGCGACACGCGCGCGATCAGTTCGGCGGGAATGCCGTGGTGGGTGACGACGAGAAAGCCGATGCTGCGGCAGGCCTCGTCGACCTTCTTTGCGACCTCAGCCTTGCCTTCAGCCGTGCCGGCGAAGTAAGGCGCGAGATCGATGATGGGTACGGACAGCAGTGTGGTCATGTGTCGGTCCTCGTGCTTGGCATGCCTTTCGCCATGCAACGTCTGTGCCAGTTGGACCAAATGGACAAAACGCTTTTGTCGCGTCAGCATGGTGCGCGCCTCGCGTGCGGGAAGGCCCGCCCGGTGCAACGCGATGCACCGCGGCCTTACAGTGGTGCGCGTTGAAAGAAGAGCCTGTCAATCGAGAAGCGAGGGAAGATGCCGAAGACCAAGGCGCTGGCCGTAGCCAGCAGCACAAAGAAGACCCCGGCCAAGAGCGCTGTGAAGAGCCCGGTGCGCAAGCGCGCGAAACCCACGGTGCGCAGCGCCTCGGCGGTGAGCCGCAGGCTGCGACAGATAGAGGACAAGCGCAGCGCCATCCTCGGCGCCGCGCTGGGCCTGTTCTCGCGCTTCGGGCTGCACGGCACTTCCATCGACCAGGTGGCGGCGCGCGCCGATGTGTCGAAGAGCAACCTGCTCTATTACTTTGCGAACAAGGAGGAGCTGTACGTCAACGTGCTGCGCGACCTGCTCGCGCTGTGGCTCGAACCGCTGCGCGGCTTCAGCGCCGAGCAGGACCCGGGCGAAGCCATCGGCGACTACATCCGCCGCAAGCTCGTGGTCTCGCGCGACCGGCCGGATGCATCGCGCCTCTTCTGCCTCGAGATGATCCAGGGTGCGCCGCTGTTGCGCGACGAGCTCGACCGCGAACTGCGCACGCTGGTGGAGCGAAAGTCGGAAGTCATCCGTTCGTGGATCGCGTCCGGCAAGCTCGCGCCGATCGATCCGCATCACCTGATCTTCGCGCTCTGGGCCGTCACGCAGCACTATGCGGATTTCGGCGTGCAGGTGCAGGCGCTGACGGGGCATACGCTCGAAGATGCGGCGTTCTTCGAGCAGACGGTGGAGAACGTGCAGCGCATCGTGCTACAGGGGATTGCGCCGCGTTAGCGAGCTATCAAGCCGGGGTGATCGGATTTGCTCCCTCTCCCTCCGGGAGAGGGCGGGGGTGAGGGCCGGCGGCGTTCGAAAATGCGCTGCGTTTGCAAGCGCCGCTGCCCTCACCCTAGCCCTCTCCCGGAGGGAGAGGGGACAAGACGGGGAGAGGGGACAAGACCAGGTCAATGCGGCGCCGCCGCGATCTCGTGATAGCGCCGATCGAAATAGATCAGGCTCTGCGCCGCCCCGCCCATGGCAATGGCCAACGCCTCGCAGAACAGCACGTCATGTGTACCCGCACTCGTGGCCCGCACCACGCGGCAGTCGAAAGATGCGGCCGCGTCGTCGAGCACCGGCGACCCCGTGGCCTTGCGGCTCCAGCGGCCCGCGGCAAAGCGCTCGTCCATCGGCGTCTTGCCGCCAAACAGGCCCGAAAGCGCCTGATGGCCCGCAGCCAGCACATTCACGCAGAGCACGCCGTTCGCCGTGAACGCGGGATACACCGAGGCCGAACGGTTCAGGCACACCAGCAGCATGGGCGGCTCGTCGGTCACGCTGCACACGGCCGAAGCGGTGAAGCCGGCGCGGCCCGCGGCTCCGTCGGTGGTGATGATGTTGACCGCCGCGCCCAGCCGGGCCATCGCGTTGCGGTAGTCCGCCTTGGGCAGTGCGCCGCTCGGCGCGGCGTGGTTGGAAGCCATTGCGTTCAGCAGCATGGGAGAGATTTCCGGAATGGTTTCAGGCCAGGATGCAGGCTTCTTCGAAGTCCAGCCGCGGCAGGCGGCCGAATACCTTGCCCGGATCGCCATGGCCGAGGTTGATCAGGAAGTTGGTGCTCCAGTCGGTGCACTCGAAGAACGCGGCATCCACCTTCGCCTTGTCGAAGCCCGACATCGGGCCTGCATCGAGACCCACCGCGCGGGCGGCCAGCAGCAGGTAGCCCGCCTGCAGGCTGGCGTTGCGAAAGGCGGTCTCATGCGCGGCCTCGGGGCTGCCGGTGAACCAGCTGCGCGCATCGGTATGCGGAAACAGCACGGGCAGTTTGTCGTAGAACTTGCGGTCCCACGCCGCGATCACCGTGACCGGTGCCGCCATGGTCTTGTCCAGGTTGCCCTTGGAAAGCGCAGGCGCCAGGCGCTGCTTGCCCTCCGGAGTGCGAACGAACACGAAGCGTGCGGGCGAACAGTTGGCCGAGGTCGGGCCCATGCGGGCGAGCGCATAGATCTGCCGGATCTGCGCGTCGGTCACGGGCTCGGCGGTCCAGCCGTTGTGGCTGCGCGCTTCGGTGAAAAGAAGTGCCAGTGCGGTGTCGTCGAGTGCTGAAGTGGTGGTGGTCATGCGAGAACGCCGGGTGCGCTGATCCGGGAAAGGAAGTCGAGCAGGCTGCGGTTGAAGGCGTCGGCTTCGGTCACGCTGTGCGCGTGGCCGCCGTGCGGCATGAAGTGGAGCGTCACGTCGCGCAGGCCGTCGGCCAGATGCTGGGAGCAGGTCCACGGCACCAGTGCGTCGTCCATGGCGGCGGCCACCAGCGTGGGTGCGGTGATGTCGCCAAGCTGCGCGTCGATGTCGAAGGTGCGCAGCGCGCCGATGCGTGCGCGCATGTTGGCTTCTCCGGGGAAGTGCGCAAATGCATGATCGACCTCGTCGGCCACGCGCTGCGCATGTTCCGCGCACCAGGCCGCGGGGTACAGGAAGATCGGCTGCGCTTCCACATACGCGCGCGGGCCGCAGGCGCCGAGCAGCGCAAGCCGCGCATCGAAGCAGCGCGCCGAATGCGGGTTGGGTTTCGACCACGCATTGACAAGCACCAGGCTGGCCACGCGCGAGGGCTCGTCGAGCGCAAGCTGGAGGCCGACCAGCCCGCCGAGCGCGTGGCCCACCAGGTGGCAGCGCGGTGTCGACGTGGCGTCGAGAATCTGCACCACGTCGCGCGCCATGTCGGCAATGGCGTAGCCCGCATTCAGCGCGGCGGGGCTGCGGCCTGTTCCGCGCTGGTCGTATGCAATCACGCGATGGCCCGCTGCGACGAGCGCGCCGATCTGCGGCTGCCAGAAGGCGGCCGAACCGCCGAGGCCCGACGACAGCAGCACCGCCTCGCCGTCGGCCGGCCCGTGCACTTCGTAGTGCAGCGGCATGCTCATCAGGCCTTGTTGCCGACGTGGGCGATCGAGGCGATCTCGACCAGCGCGTCGGGCTTTACCAAACCGCACTGGATGCAGTAGCGCGCGGGTTTGGTGCCCGGAAAGAACTCGGCGTACACAGCGTTGACTTTCGCGTAGTCGGCCCAGTCCTTGATCATGATCATGTTGAAGGTCACGTCGTCCATGGTGCCCCCGGCGGTCGCGATCACACGCTGAATCGTCTCGAGCACATGGCGCGTCTGCGCCGAGGCATCGCCCACGTGCACCACGTTGTTGTCCTTGTCGAAGGGCAGCGTGCCCGACACGTAGACGATGCCGTCGGCCATGGTGCCGGGCACGAAGGGCGCGATCGGCGTGGTGGTTCCGGCCGGGATGATGGCTTGCTTGGGCATGAGGACGGGCTCCTTTGATAAAGATCAGGCAATGGCGGCCGCTTCGGCCGGAACGGATGGGGCGGCGGCGAGCTCCGGTGCAAACGTTGCGCAGAACTGGTCCACCGTGGAAACCCAGCCGAAGAAGGTCTCGACGTTGTAGACCGAGGCTTTCTGTATGGCCGCACCGCCCAGTTCGTGCGTCGCGTCTTCGAGCATCACCGCAAAGTACTCGAGGTGAAAGGCATCGCGCAGCGTGGACTCGACGCATACGTTGGTCGCAATGCCGGTGAACACCAGGTGGCGGATGCCGCGCGCGCGCAGCGTGCTGTCGAGCGCGCTGTTGAAGAAGCCGCTGTAGCGCGTCTTGGGCACCACGATGTCGCCGGGCTGCGGCTTCATCTCGGCGATGAGCTCGTAGTCCCATCCGCCTTTGGCGAGGAACTTGCCCGCGAGCTCGGGCTTGGCGCGCATGGTCTTGAGTGCGTTCGACTTGTGCCAGTTGGGCGAGCCCGGCCCGCCGGCTTCGACGTAGGCAGAGTCCCAGCCGTTCTGCAGAAACACCACGAGCATGCCCGCCGCGCGCGCCGCCGCAATGGTGCGCACGATGTTGGCAATGGTCCCCTGCGCGCCGGAAATGTCGAAGCCGGCCGAGTCGACATAGCCGCCGATGGATGCATAGGCGTTCTGCATGTCGACCACGATCAGCGCTGAATCGGTGGCATGCAGCGCCAGCGGCTCCGGCCGGGCGGGCAGCACCCTCGGTGCGGGTGCACCGGGCGGTCGCGGCGCGCCGACGGGCGTGGTCGAGGTGAGCGTGGTGTTGCGTGCGGGCGTGGCCATGCGGGTTTCCTTTCAGGCCACGAGGCGCTCGGGTTCGGCTTGCGACGGCACGGGGCTCTGCACGTGCGCGCGGCTCTTCATCAGCGGCTGGATGCGTTCGCCGAAGGCTTCGATGCCCTGCACGAAGTCGTCGAAGGTCAGCAGCACGCCTTCGGTGCCCGGCACCTCGGCCATTTCGTCAAGGAGGCGCGCAACGGTGGCGTAGGAGCCGACCAGCGTGCCCATGTTGATGTTGACGGCCGAGGTCGGATCGCTCATCTGGCGCACGTTGGTGTCGGCGCCCGACCTGGTGTCGGCCGCGCCCTGCTGGCCCAGCCAGGCAATGGCGTCGTGGTCGGCGCCGGCCTTGTAGTGCTCCCACTTGGCGCGCGCGGCTTCGTCGGTTTCGCCGGCAATCACCATCATCAGCACGTAAGTGGTGACACGGCGGCCGGTCTTCTGCGTGGCCTCGATGAGCTTCTCGGCCGCGGGAGCGAAGGCCTTGGGCGTGTTCACGCCCTTGCCGAAGCAGAAGTTGTAGTCGGCGTACTTCGCGGAAAAATCCATGCCCGCATCGCTCTGGCCCGCGCAGATCACTTTCATGTCGGCCTGCGGGCGCGGGCTCAGGCGGCAGTCTTCCATCTGGAAGTGCGCACCCTTGAAATCCGACTGACCGGTGCCCCAGAGGTCGCGCAGCACCTGGATGTATTCGGACAGGTACTGGTAGCGCGTGCCGAAGAACTGGTCGCCGGGCCACATGCCCATCTGCGAATACTCGGGCCGCTGCCAGCCGGTGACAAGGTTGAGGCCAAAGCGGCCGTTGGAGATCGAGTCGATGGTCGATGCCATGCGCGCGACGATGGCCGGCGGCATCACCAGCGAGGCCGCGGTGGCAAAGAGCTTGATCTTCGTGGTGACGGCCGCGAGCCCGGCCATGAGCGTGAACGACTCGAGGTTGTGGTCCCAGAACTCGGTCTTGCCGCCGAAGCCGCGCAGCTTGATCATGGACAGCACGAAGTCCACGCCGTAGCGCTCGGCCGCCAGCGTGATCTCTTTGTTGAGCTCGAAACTGGGCTTGTACTGCGGCGCGTTCTCGGACAGCAGCCAGCCGTTGTTGCCGATGGGAATGAAGATGCCAACGTTCATGCAGAAGCTCCTGTTGCGGGGTCGCAAGGTCCTATGCATGGCGCGTGCCAAGTCAGGAAGTCGTTCCAAATCAACGACTTGGCTGTTTGCAGAGCTTTTGTTTTGACCATTTGGTCCAAAACGGAGCAAGCGAACGCCCGGATTGCCGCCGCGCGGTGCGCGGCAAGGCCAAAGCGGTGCAGCGCCCGCGTCACCGATCGCGCGGCAAAATCACGCCATGCCCAAGACCCCACTCCGTGCCGCCGTGGCCATCGGCGGCACTGCCGACGACATCGAAACGGCCTTCTATGAAGCGCTGCAGCGCGGCGACATCGATGCCCTGATGGCGTGCTGGGCCGACGAGGACGAGGTGTTCTGCGTGCATCCCGGCGGCCCCCGCCTGGTCGGCGCCACGGCGATCCGGGCGGCGTTCGAGCAGATGTTCTCCAACGGCGCCATTCACGCGATGCCGGCGCGGGTGCGCAAGATCGAGTCGCTCGCAAGTGCGGTGCACAACGTGCTGGAGCGCATCGAGGTGCTCACGGCCGAGGGGCCGAAGCATGCCTTCGTGCTGGCCACCAACGTCTATCACAAGACCGCCGAAGGCTGGCGCATGGTGGCGCACCATGCGAGCCCCGGCAGCGCGCGGGAGCCCGCCGAGGCGAACGACCCGCCCCAGACCCTGCACTGACCGATGCCCGCCGACGTCCCCTCCCCACTTTCAGCGATGGGCTATGCGGCGCCGCCCTGGCTGCCCGGCGGCAACCTGCAGACCATCTGGGCGGCGCTGTATGCGCGCCGCTTCGACGGGACGGCACCGGTGTATCGCCGCGAACGCTGGAACACGCCCGACGGCGACTTCATCGATGTCGATTTCGTCGACGCCGCCTTGCCGGGCCCGCGGCCGCTGCTGGTGCTGTTCCACGGGCTGGAGGGCTCGTCGCGCAGCCACTATGCGGAAGCGTTCGCGGCCTTTGCAGCCGCGCAGGGCATGGCCTTTGCCGTGCCGCACTTCCGGGGCTGCAGCGGCGAACTGAACCTGGCGCCGCGCGCCTACCACTCGGGCGACTACGAAGAAATCGACTGGATCCTGCGGCGCATGCGCGAACAGCAGGCACTACGGGGTGGCGGCCCGGTGCTGGCTGCCGGCGTTTCGCTGGGCGGCAATGCGCTGCTGCGCTGGGCCTGCGAAGCCGGCCATACGGCCCTCGATTCGGTGAGTGCGGTGGCTTCGGTGTCTGCGCCGCTGGATCTCGCGGCCGGCGGCGAGGCGATCGGCCGCGGCTTCAACCGGCTGGTCTATACGCGCATGTTCCTAGCCACCATGAAGCCCAAGGCGCTGGCCAAGCTGGCGCAGTTTCCAGGCCTGTTCGACCGCGAGCGGCTGCTGGCGGCGCGGGATCTCTACACCTTCGACGACGTGTTCACCGCGCCGCTGCACGGCTTTCGCAATACCGACGACTACTGGGCGCGGGGCTCGTCCAAGCCGCACCTGAGCGCGATCCGTGTGCCCACGCTGGTGGTGAATGCGCTCAACGACCCCTTCATTCCGGCCCGCAGCCTGCCCGGGCCGGGCGAGGTCGGCCCGCACGTCACGCTGTGGCAGCCCGCGCACGGCGGCCATGTGGGTTTTCCGCTCGGCCCGCCGCCGGGCCATGTGCGCGGCATGCCGGAGAGCGTCGGTAGCTGGCTCAGGCAATTCGCCTAGCCTTGACGGCCGCCCGGGCGCGCAGAATAGCTTTCATGGACGACATCGTTAAACAGGCGCTCGCCAAGTGGCCCAACGTGCCGCACTGCTACGGCTGGCTCGGCCTCGACGCCCGCGGCAACTGGTACATGCGCGACGACCGCACGCAGGCCGAAGGTCCGTTCCCGGCCGCGAAGGGCTCGATGCTGCGGCACGACAAGCTGATCGACTTCATCCACCGCAACTACGACCACGACGGCGAAGGCCAGTGGTTCTTCCAGAACGGACCGCAGCGCGTTTATGTCGAACTCGAGCTTGCGCCTTTCGTTTGGCGCATTGCCGATGAGAAGGGGTTTGCCGTCACCGCCCATTCGGGGCAGGCGGCCGATGTGTCGGGGTGCCTGCTCGACGAGGAGGGTCGCCTCTACCTGGTCGCTCCCATCGGGCTCGGGCTGGTTCATACGCAGGACGTGGGCCTGGCGGCTGAGGCCATCGAGCAAGGCCTGTGGACGCCCGAACCGGTGCGCTCCAGCGATCTGCCCCAGCGCTTCGGCCATGTGCTGAGCCCGGCGGCGCGCCAGCCTGCGGCGCCATCCAAACCGTAACCGGCCACCACGCGGCGCATGAAAAAGCCGGCGCGAGGCCGGCTTTGTCGTTGGGGCGGAGCCCCGGTCTACTTGCTTGCGCTCGCAGCCGGCGCGGCAGCCGAAGCGGCGCCATCCGCGGGGGCCGCTGCCGCGGCCGGACGGTCGGGCACCGGGAACTTGGCGCCGCCGGCATTGGCCATGTAGACCACGGCGCGGCCGATTTCGAGGTCTTCGAAGTCGCCGCCACCCTGGGGCGGCATCGCGCCCTTGCCATGCAGCGCATGGTCGAGCAGCGTTTCGTAGCCCTGGCCGATGCGCGGGCCCCAGGCTGCGGCGTCGTTCAGATGAGGCGCGCCGGGAATGCCGGGAGCGCCGTGGCAGGCGGCGCACTGGGCCTTGAAAACGGCGTCGCCGGCTGCGAGCGGACGGTTGGCGTCGCGAATCTCGATGGCGCCGACCTTCTTGAGCCGTTCGGCCACTTCGCGGTTGCGCGCATCCTGCGACACGCCGTAGAGCGCCATGTTGTCGCCCTCGGCGGTGCCGGCGGGCTTGTTGCCCGAAACCACATAGGCCACAAGGCCCACGATGATCAGGATGGGGGCAAGGAAGGAGAAAAATACCGCGAGCAGCAGTTGCTTCGGGTTCTTGATCGGGCCGGTGTGGGCGTCTTCTGTGGCCTGGTAGTGCGGGTCTGCGCTCATTGGCGTCCTCAATAACGGGGGCTCGTCGGGGGGCTTTTTCGAATCAACCGGCGATTATAGAGAGGCCCTCCGCCCAAAGGACGGAAGGCCGCTCCGCGATGCTTCAATGCAACGAGCTCAGCCCAGCGCACCCGCGGAACCGGCTTTGCCGGGCCGCCGGGTGCGCCCCCCAGTGGGGGGAGGCGCCGAAGGCGCTTCGGGGGGCGTCAACCAGCCTTCGCCCAGCCGCCGCCCAGCGTCTTGTAGAGCGTGACCTGGTTTTGCAGCTGCAACAGCCGCGTGGTCACGGCCGATTGCTGCGCCGTGTACAACGAGCGTTGTGCGTCCAGCAGATCGAGCGCGCTGGCAATGCCGTTGCGGTAGCGCATGTCGGAGAGCCTGAAGCGCACCGCCTCGGCCTCGGCCTGCGCGCGCTGCGCACGCACCTGCTCGCCCAGCGTGGCGCGGCCGGCCAGCGCGTCGGCCACTTCGCGGAACGCGGTCTGGATCGACTTTTCGTACTGGGCCACGGCAATCTCGCGCCCGGCGTTGGCTGAATCGAGCGTGGCCCTGTTGCGGCCCGCATCGAAGATGGGCAGCGTGACTGTCGGCGCGAACGACCAGGCCCTGGAGCCGCGGTCGAACAGGCCCGAGAACTCGCTGCTCGCGGTGCCGAGCGAGGTGGTCAGCGAGACGCGCGGAAAGAAGTTCGCCCGCGCCGCGCCGATGTTGGCGTTGGCGGCAATCAGCTGCTGCTCCGCCGAGCGGATGTCGGGCCGTTCGGCCAGCAGGTCGGAGGGCAGGCCGGCGGGCACGTCCGGCATCGGCTTGATGCCGTCCAAGCCCTTGGCGCCGCCGGCGGTGGCTTGCACCGGTACCGGTGCACCCAGCAGCAGGGCGAGTGCGTTCTCGTCCTGCTGGCGCGTGCGCAGCTGCTGCGCGTACGAAGCGCGCGCGGTTTCGGCGAGCGAGTTCGCCGCTTGAAAGTCGAGCTCCGACGACACGCCGTTGTCGAAGCGCAGCTTGGTCAGGCGTACCGATTCTTCGCGCGTGACCATCGTCTGGCGCGTGAGCTCGAGCAGTTCGTCGTCGGCAATCAGCGTGAGCCAGCCGGTGGCCACGGCCGCGATCAGGCTGATCTGCGCGGCCTTGCGCGTTTCGTCGGTGGCGAGGTATTGCGCCAGCGCCTGGTCCTTCAGGCTGCGGATGCGTCCGAAGAAGTCGAGTTCCCAGGCCGTGATGCCCAGGTTCACGCTGTATTGCGACGACACGCTGCCCGCGCTGCTGTCGAAGGCCTGGTACGGGTTGGGGCTCGAGCGCGAACCGCTGCCGCTGAGGCCCAGCGCCGGGAACAAGGCCGAGCGCTCGAT
The Variovorax paradoxus genome window above contains:
- a CDS encoding c-type cytochrome, with product MSADPHYQATEDAHTGPIKNPKQLLLAVFFSFLAPILIIVGLVAYVVSGNKPAGTAEGDNMALYGVSQDARNREVAERLKKVGAIEIRDANRPLAAGDAVFKAQCAACHGAPGIPGAPHLNDAAAWGPRIGQGYETLLDHALHGKGAMPPQGGGDFEDLEIGRAVVYMANAGGAKFPVPDRPAAAAAPADGAASAAAPAASASK
- a CDS encoding efflux transporter outer membrane subunit, which codes for MTKKLIPTALAAAMLLAGCSLIPTYERPAAPVPTTFPGDPAQPGGQAAAALPWQDFFTDPRLAGLIETALANNRDLRVSVLNIEQARAQFQIERSALFPALGLSGSGSRSSPNPYQAFDSSAGSVSSQYSVNLGITAWELDFFGRIRSLKDQALAQYLATDETRKAAQISLIAAVATGWLTLIADDELLELTRQTMVTREESVRLTKLRFDNGVSSELDFQAANSLAETARASYAQQLRTRQQDENALALLLGAPVPVQATAGGAKGLDGIKPMPDVPAGLPSDLLAERPDIRSAEQQLIAANANIGAARANFFPRVSLTTSLGTASSEFSGLFDRGSRAWSFAPTVTLPIFDAGRNRATLDSANAGREIAVAQYEKSIQTAFREVADALAGRATLGEQVRAQRAQAEAEAVRFRLSDMRYRNGIASALDLLDAQRSLYTAQQSAVTTRLLQLQNQVTLYKTLGGGWAKAG